A portion of the Ptiloglossa arizonensis isolate GNS036 chromosome 11, iyPtiAriz1_principal, whole genome shotgun sequence genome contains these proteins:
- the LOC143152782 gene encoding lysosomal acid glucosylceramidase-like, with protein sequence MWKPLLVFAFFLAKGNANECVPRSFGIDRIVCVCNSTYCDGLPENQPEVPEDGSSYWYVSDKEGRRLVLSTVQFDTCQNSPAETVLNVDTAKKYQKIFGFGGAFTDSAGVNIKSLSQGAQDQLLRAYYHPKSGSKYTVGRIPIAGTDFSTRPYTYDDYHDDALLSYFSLAPEDHDYKIPYAQEAFKLNPDVKFISVAWSPPAWMKTSDKLNGAGGFLKKEYYQLYTNYIIKFLNEYKKNGLDVWAITTGNEPFNAFISDNKLTNMAWTPETMAEWVANNLGPTLAESPFNNTLIMALDDQRFNLPWYMEAVFDNEKAKQYIAGTATHWYADELVPAFVLDQTHTDFPDKFLMMTEACSRPDPDNSSTNVIMGSWDRGENYFLSIIEYMNHWYIGWMDWNIALNEEGGPTWINNNVDSPIIVNSSRDEFYKQPMYYALKHFSRFVDRDSVKVSITETETIKSTAFVTPSNEVVVVLYNRNASAKRVTINDPQKGTLCLELSPYSMNTLKYKQ encoded by the exons ATGTGGAAGCCGCTTCTAGTTTTTGCATTCTTCCTCGCCAAAG GTAACGCGAACGAATGCGTGCCTCGTAGTTTCGGCATCGACCGAATCGTGTGCGTTTGCAATTCAACGTACTGCGATGGATTACCGGAAAATCAACCGGAAGTCCCAGAGGACGGGAGCTCGTACTGGTACGTTTCGGACAAGGAAGGACGCAGATTGGTACTGTCAACGGTCCAATTTGACACCTGTCAAAACTCACCCGCAGAAACGGTCTTAAACGTAGATACCGCGAAGAAGTATCAAAAGATTTTTGGTTTTGGAGGTGCCTTCACCGACAGTGCTGGAGTAAATATAAAGTCGCTCAGCCAGGGTGCTCAAGACCAGCTCCTTCG AGCGTATTACCACCCAAAATCGGGAAGCAAATACACAGTAGGTCGCATACCAATTGCTGGCACCGATTTCTCAACGAGACCGTACACTTACGACGACTACCATGACGACGCATTGCTGAGTTATTTCTCACTCGCGCCAGAAGACCACGACTACAAAATACCGTACGCGCAGGAGGCTTTCAAATTAAATCCCGACGTTAAATTCATCTCTGTAGCGTGGTCACCTCCCGCATGGATGAAAACGAGCGATAAACTCAATGGAGCCGGTG GCTTTCTGAAGAAAGAATACTATCAGCTGTATACCAATTATATCATAAAATTTCTGAACGAGTACAAGAAGAACGGTTTGGATGTGTGGGCCATTACAACTGGTAACGAGCCATTCAATGCCTTTATATCCGATAATAAACTCACCAATATGGCGTGGACTCCGGAAACTATGGCCGAATGGGTCGCTAATAACTTGGGACCTACTTTGGCCGAGTCACCATTCAATAATACACTAATTATGGCTCTGGACGATCAAAGATTTAATTTGCCCTGGTACATGGAAGCAGTGTTCGATAATGAAAAGGCGAAACAGTATATTGCAGGAACAGCGACGCATTGGTACGCCGATGAACTCGTTCCTGCATTCGTATTGGATCAGACGCACACCGACTTCCCAGACAAATTTCTCATGATGACCGAGGCATGCTCAA gaCCCGATCCAGATAATAGTTCCACCAATGTTATCATGGGATCGTGGGACCGAGGAGAGAACTACTTTTTAAGTATAATTGAG TACATGAATCACTGGTACATCGGATGGATGGATTGGAATATAGCTCTAAACGAAGAAGGTGGACCGACCTGGATCAACAACAACGTTGATTCTCCCATTATTGTCAATTCGAGTAGAGATGAATTTTACAAACAACCGATGTATTACGCTCTGAAACATTTCAGTAGATTCGTAGATAGAGATTCCGTCAAAGTTTCTATCACTGAGACCGAAACTATCAAGTCTACAGCCTTTGTAACGCCTTCGAACGAAGTTGTTGTTGTACTGTACAACAG GAACGCTTCGGCAAAACGAGTGACCATAAACGATCCGCAAAAGGGTACCCTTTGCTTGGAACTATCTCCATACTCTATGAACACCCTGAAATATAAGCAATGA
- the LOC143152840 gene encoding lysosomal acid glucosylceramidase-like, with product MWKKLLFITFFIVKGNANDCMPRSFGPERIVCVCNATYCDSTPDNDPKVPEEGSFYWYASTKQGLRMDMIKGKHGSCQKSFPGTVLTIDSTKQYQTIYGFGGAFTDAVGINLDKLSPATRDQVISAYYDPKLGSGYTLGRVPIGSSDFSTRPYTYDDTEDDITLEHFALAEEDYKYKIPYMQKALKFNPETKFLSVAWSSPTWMKTNNRTNGFGFLKKEYYELYCDYLLKFLDEYEKNGLNMWAISTGNEPLNAYIPIDRLSSLGWTPKTMADWVGNFLGPILAASRHNETQILALDDQRLELPWFMMDVFLNEKAKKYIAGTALHWYTDFFTSPKLLDWTHQLFPDKFIFMTEACTGSGLLDYPKVILGSWDRGQDYILSIIEYMNHWSVGWMDWNLVLDETGGPNWINNFVDSPIIVNGETDEFYKQPMYYALKHFSRFVDRDSVRISITDTDTIKSTAFLTPSNATVVVLYNKNDKTINISLVDTNNNSLCLELLPYSMNTIIYK from the exons ATGTGGAAAAAACTGTTGTTTATTACCTTCTTTATTGTCAAAG GTAATGCAAATGACTGCATGCCTCGTAGTTTCGGTCCGGAGCGAATCGTATGCGTCTGCAATGCAACATATTGCGACAGTACACCGGACAATGATCCGAAAGTCCCGGAAGAAGGAAGCTTTTATTGGTACGCCTCGACTAAACAGGGACTCAGGATGGACATGATAAAGGGGAAACACGGTTCCTGTCAAAAGTCCTTTCCCGGTACGGTTTTGACCATAGACAGTACAAAACAGTATCAGACGATCTACGGGTTTGGCGGTGCGTTTACGGACGCTGTGGGCATAAACCTCGACAAATTGAGTCCAGCGACTCGAGACCAGGTGATCAG TGCATATTACGATCCGAAACTAGGAAGCGGATACACGTTAGGTCGCGTACCAATCGGTAGTAGCGATTTCTCAACAAGACCGTACACGTACGATGACACCGAGGACGATATCACTCTGGAACATTTTGCACTCGCGGAAGAagattacaaatataaaataccgTACATGCAGAAAGCTCTTAAATTCAATCCTGAAACGAAATTCCTTAGCGTCGCGTGGTCATCCCCAACGTGGATGAAAACCAACAACAGAACCAATGGATTTG GTTTCCTGAAAAAAGAATACTACGAGCTCTATTGCGATTACCTGTTGAAGTTTCTGGATGAATACGAAAAGAATGGTCTGAACATGTGGGCAATTTCAACCGGTAACGAACCACTGAACGCCTACATACCCATTGATCGCCTTAGTTCTCTGGGATGGACACCTAAAACCATGGCCGATTGGGTTGGTAATTTTTTGGGTCCAATTTTGGCCGCTTCGAGACACAACGAGACACAGATTCTAGCCCTCGACGATCAAAGACTCGAATTACCTTGGTTCATGATGGATGTGTTTCTCAATGAAAAAGCAAAGAAATACATCGCGGGCACAGCCTTGCATTGGTACACCGATTTTTTTACTTCCCCAAAGTTATTGGATTGGACTCACCAATTATTTCCAGATAAATTCATATTTATGACCGAGGCGTGCACTG GAAGCGGACTACTAGACTATCCAAAGGTTATTCTAGGATCATGGGATCGGGGACAAGACTACATATTGAGTATAATAGAG TACATGAATCATTGGTCGGTTGGATGGATGGACTGGAATCTGGTTCTAGACGAAACAGGAGGACCAAACTGGATCAACAACTTCGTTGATTCGCCTATTatcgtaaacggagaaaccgatgaATTCTATAAACAACCAATGTATTATGCTCTCAAGCATTTCAGCAGATTCGTTGACAGAGACTCTGTCAGAATTTCCATCACCGATACCGATACCATCAAATCTACGGCTTTTTTGACACCTTCGAACGCAACTGTCGTTGTACTTTACAACAA AAATGACAAAACGATAAACATTTCTCTCGTGGATACGAACAACAATTCCCTGTGCCTGGAATTGCTTCCATATTCTATGAatactataatttataaataa